The Flavobacterium galactosidilyticum nucleotide sequence TGCCGAATTTAAACTGTCGATAAAAACAACTGTTGATGCATCGTCGAAAGTTATTTTTCCAAATTTAAAAAACGTTGGTGCTTTAGAGGTAATTCGATCCTATCCTGTTGATACCGCTAAGATAGACGGACGGTATGAATTAATCAAAAAATACGGATTGACTCAATTTGATTCGGGTCGCTATGTTGTTCCAAGTATTAAAATCTTCATCAATAGTAAGCCGTTTATGACGGATTCGCTTTTGGTTGAAGTTGCTAATGTTCAAGTGGATACTTTAAAACAAAAAATGTTTGACATTAAGGATGTTGCTCCCGCTGAAAACCCTATTGGCAACTGGTGGAAATATCTTTTGGTTATTGCGTTAATCATTGGAATTGGCGCTTTTATTTATTGGTTCCTTAAAAAACGTCAAGAGAAAAAATTACAAGAAGCTATTTTAAAAACTCCAATTGAGAAAGCGACCACTTTGCTAGATACGTTGGAGAAAAAAGAATTGTGGCAAAAAGGAGAAGTCAAAGCCTATTATAGTGAATTGACAGATATTGCTAGAAATTATATCGAAGAAGCAATCGAAATTCCAGCAATGGAAAGCACAACATCTGAGTTGATTCAAGGGCTTAGAGCAGCTTCTGTCAAAAAGAAAATGACCCTTTCGCAGGAAATTATCGAAAATCTAGAACGTGTGTTGAAACAAGCGGATTTAGTAAAGTTTGCAAAGTCTAAACCATTGGATTTTGAAATCACTGAGGATAGAAATAAAATTCAAAAAGTAATTTTAACATTAGATAATTCGATTCCAGTAGAAGTGGAAGCCGAGGCAGATATGTTGCTTAATGAAGCACAAAGACAAAAGCAAATCCAAATTCAATTGCAAAAACAGCGTAAAAAACGAATTGTTACTGCAGTGGCTTCTGTTGCATTATTGCTTTTTGCGGTTACTACTTTTTTAATTATTACCAAAGGGTTTGATTATGTAAAAGATAATGTGCTTGGACATCCTACTAAAGAATTGTTGGAGGGCGAATGGATAAAAAGTCAATACGGAAATCCAGGTGTCCTGATCGAAACTCCAAAAGTGCTTAAAAGAGTAGACTTGACTAAAACGCTGCCTAAAGATGGTATGGCGCTAATTAAGGAAATGCAATCTTTTGCTTATGGAAGTGTTTTAGATCAATTTTATTTAATGGTTTCTACTTTGAAATTTAAACAAGAAACAGAAATTGATTTGACTAAATCGATGGATGGTGTTTTGCAATCTTTAGAGGTACAAGGTGCTCAAAACATGATTGTGAAACAGGAGGAATTTGAAACTAAAGAGGGTGTGAAAGGAGTTCATGCATATGGAACTTTTTCACAAATGAATGCTTTGACAAAATCGAGTGCAAAATTATATTATGAAGTCTTACTGTTTAGTCAAGAAGGCGGATTGCAACAAATTTTACTTTTGCATGAGGAAGGCGATACGTACGGTAATGAAATATCAGAACGAGTTTTGAACTCTGTCGAATTAAAACAAGCAACTAAATAATGGATAAAATAACTTTTTTAAACCCAGGATTTTTTTGGTTATTTCTGCTGATTCCAATTGCAGTTTTTTGGTTGTTTTGGAAAAAAAACCAACAATCAGCAACTTTAAAAATGAGTTCATTACAAGGTTTTAAGGGTGCTGACTCCACTTTAACAAAGTTAAAACCGCTTTTAGATGTATTACGAATAGTAGCTTTGTGTTGTTTAATTATTGCATTGGCAAGACCAAGAACAGTAGATATTAGCAATAAAACTAAAACAACAAAAGGAATTGATATTGTTATGGCAATAGACGTTTCTGGAAGTATGCTTGCCAAAGATTTGAAACCAAACCGATTAGAAGCGCTTAAAAAAGTTGCGGCTGACTTTGTTGAAGAGCGACCAAATGATAGAATTGGATTAGTGATTTATGCTTCGGAAGCCTATACTAAAACACCGGTAACAAGTGACAAGCCAATTATTCTTGAAGCTATCAAAACCATAAAATACGATAATGTTTTACAAGATGGAACTGGAATAGGAATGGGATTAGCAACTGCTGTAAACCGATTGAAAGATAGTAAAGCTAAAAGTAAAGTTATTATTCTGTTGACAGACGGTGTAAATAATGCCGGATTTATTGAGCCAGAAACAGCCGCTGATATTGCGAAACAATACGGAATTAAAGTGTATACTGTAGGAATTGGAACTAACGGAATGGCCATGTCTCCTTATGCTATAGCGCCTAATGGACAATTTTTATTTCAAAACATGAAAGTAGAAATTGACGAACAATTAATGAAAAATATTGCCGCTAAAACCGATGGGAAATACTTTAGAGCAACCAGTAATACTAAGTTAGCAGAAATTTATGCTTCTATCAATAAACTAGAAACCACTGAAATCGAAGAGTTGAAATTCTATGATTACGATGAAAAATATAGGGTGTTTGTATGGTTTGCTGGGTTTTTATTATTAGCAGAAATTGGATTAAGGAAAACTGTTTTCAGAAGTTTTATATAGTATCCCCACCGCGACCCTCGTCGAAGGGAAGGGAAATCGGAACTAACAATAAGGATTTGTAGAGATTCTTTTAAAGTAGAATATTAGAATTGAAATCATAAGTTTAGAATTAAGGTCGGGAGTAAAATCTATAATCTTAATTCAAAAATCTAAAATTATAAATGGAATTAGACGAAAAAAAATATTTGTATCTCCTTTTTATACTATCGCTTATAGTGTTAGTTTTTCTTGCAAATTTATATTGGAAGAGAAAAAAACAACGTGAGTTTGGAGATTTAGAGATGGTGAAGAAATTGAGTCCAGAAAGCTCCGTTTTTAAACCTGTTTTGAAATTAGTAGTGTTACTTCTTGCTTTTCTAGGGCTGATTATTGCCTTGGTAAACCCAAAGATTGGTACTAAAATGGAAACCGTAAAGCGAGAAGGAATCGACATTGTTTTTGCAATGGATGTGTCCAAAAGTATGCTTGCTGAAGATGTTGCGCCTAATAGATTGGATAAGAGTAAACAAATTGTTTCGCAGATTATCAATCAATTAGGAAGCGATAGAATAGGAATTGTAGCTTACGCAGGAAGTGCCTTCCCAGTTTTGCCGATTACAAGTGATTATGGAGTAGCCAAAATGTTTTTGCAAAGTATGAATACTGAAATGGTTTCCTCGCAAGGAACATCTTTGGATGAAGCAATACGATTAGCAATAACCTATTTTGATGAAAAAAGTAAAACTAGCAAATTATTAGTTTTAATTTCTGATGGTGAAGATCATTCTGAAGATGCACAAGCAGCAGCTGATGAAGCGAGTAAAGCAGGATTGAAAATTATCACAATAAGTCTTGGAACCGAAAAAGGAGCTACAATCCCTTTAAAGAGGAATGGAGTAGTGGAGAGTTTTCAAAAAGACAACAACAATCAGGTTGTCATCACTAAAATGAATAAAGAGAGTTTAGAAGCTATTGCAAAAGCGACTAAAGGCGGTTACGTAAACGGAAATAATACTAAAAATGTACTGGAATACATCAAAGCTACTTTAGATAATATTCAAAAAACTGAATTTGAATCTACAGAAATGGCTGATTTTCAATCGCAATTTCAGTGGTTTTTAGGCTTTGCATTTTTGCTCTTATTTGCAGATGTCTTTTTATTGGAAAGAAAAACAAAATGGGTTAAAAAGTTGGATTTATTTAACGAGAATAAATAATTATTTCTAAAAGATGTCAATTTTCTTTTAGGCATAAAGACACAATAAATGAAAAGATTTAAAATTATAATAATGACTTTTTTTATGTTCGCCTTTTCAGCAATGGCTGGACTTTATGCGCAACAGAAGGATAGAGTTTTACCCAAAGCAAACGAGGAATATGCCGAAAGTAAATTTGCAGATGCGGAAGCGAATTATAGGATTTCGGATTCTAAATTTCCTAATAAAGCAACGGCTCCTTACAATCTTGGGAATAGTATTTATAAGCAGAAACAATCTTCAGAAGCTAAGTTTGCCTATGCAAAAGCTTTAAAAAATTCAAAATCTAGGGAAGACAAGCACCGCGCCTTCCATAATCTAGGTAATGTTTTCATGAATGAGAAAGATTATACGCAAGCAGTGGAGGCATACAAGAACGCTTTAAGAAACGGTCCTACAGATGAACAAACTCGTTATAATTATGCTTTGGCCAAAAAAATGTTGAAGGACAATCCTCCAAAGGATGATAAGAAAAAAGACGACAAGAAGGATAAAGATAAGAAAGACGATAAAAAGGACGGCGAAAAAGACAAAAAAGACCAAGATAAGGACAAAGATAAAAAAGATGATAAAGGGGATCAGGATAAAAAGAAAAATGATCCGAAACAAGATGATAAAGGAGAGCCGAAGCCACAACCAGGTGGGATTTCAAAAGAACGTTTAGAGAATCTTTTAGATGCTGTAAATAAAGAAGAAAAGAAAGTTCAAGATAAAGTGAACGCTCAAAAAGTTAAAGGAAAACCCGTTAAAACAGAAAAGGATTGGTAATGCAATCTCATACTTTGAAAATGAAAAAATATTTAGCAGTAATTGTCTTATTATTATGCACCTCACTTAGCGCACAAGTTCAGTTTGAGGCGCGAGTAAGTAAAACTACACTTGCTTTAAATGAAAGATTGCGTATTGACTTTATGATGAATGTTGATGGTGATAACTTTGTTCAGCCTTCTTTTGAGGGATTCCGAATCATTGCTGGACCAAGTCAACAAGTGAGTCAGTCATGGGTAAATGGAAGAAGTTCTTTCGAAAAAGCCTATTCTTATTTTCTTATGCCAAATCAAAAAGGGACTTTAGTAATTAAGTCGGCAGCTATTGAATATAATGGACAAATCTACAGAACTGCTCCAATAAAAATCAATGTTACCGCAGCTCAAGAACAGCCAAGAGATCCTAATGATCAGCAAATAACTACAGATGAGAATTTATATCTTGTTGCTGAAGTCTCTAAAGATAATGTGTATGTTAATGAGCCTACTACGGTGGTTTATAAACTCTATTTTGCTAATATCGGAATCTCTAATTTAGGAGAAGCAAGCAAGCCGAAATACAATGATTTTTGGAGTCAAAACATAGAAATTAAACAACTTGTAGCAGAAGAAGGTTTGTTTAAAGGACAAAATTACCGTTATATAGTGCTTAAAAAAGTAGTACTGTATCCGCAGAAATCAGGAAAACTTAAAATTGAACCACTCTCGTTGACTGTAGATGTGGAATTACCTACCAATCGTAGGGACATGTTTGGACGTATGTTGCTTACTCAAACTAGCAAAAGAGTTTCGGCAGGTAGTAAAACCATAACTGTCAAACCACTTCCCGAAGCTGGTAAACCAGATAATTTTAGCGGCGCTGTAGGAAACTTTGATTTTAAAGTAACCCCTTCTAAAAACAACTTAAAAAATGGTGAAAGTCTAGATTTAGTAGTGAGTGTAACTGGAAAAGGAAACCTAAAATTATTTAGTTTGCCAAAGCCAGAAGTGCCTAATGCGTTAGAAATGTACGATGCTGTTCATAGCGAAGACATTAGCACACCGCTTTCTGGTATGGCAGGAAAAGCATCAGATAGTTACACAATTGTTCCACAGTATAAAGGGAATTATCCGGTAAAACCAATGCAATTTTCGTATTTTGATTTGGGATCAGGAACTTATAAAACAATCACTTCTCCTGAGATAATGATTAATGTTTTAGAAGGTGCTACGCCTATAGATACAACAGCTAATGAAAATAAAAATAAAATTGCTGATATAGAGCATTTCAAAACGATTAAACTAAAAACGGAACTTACTGACATTGATAAAAATGATTTCTTTGGATCTAATTTATTTCTTGGATTACTCTTTGCGCCATTTTTGTTATTGCCTTTAATCGTCTTATTCAAAAGCAAAAAAGAAGCTAGAGCTGGTGACATTTCTGGAAATAGAATACGTATGAACAATAGATTGGCTAAGAAATATTTATCAGAAGCTAAGAAACAAATCAAAAACAAAGAGCTTTTTTATATTGCTCTTGAGAAAGCCATGCACAATTTCTTGAAAGCGAAGCTGCATATTGAGACTTCAGAAATGACTAAAGATAATATTCAAGAGCTGCTGTTGTCTAGATATGCCAATCAAGAAACTGTAAATGAGTTTATTGCGTTGACTGAAAACTGTGAAGTTGCCCGTTATGCTCCTTCGTCAAGCGTAACGATACAACAGGATTTTGATAAAGCTGTATTTATAATCTCTGAATTAGAAAAACAGATTGCATAACAGATCTGTTAAGAATATTTTTAAGTAAATAAACTTTGCGCCTTTGTGCCTTTACGGTAAAACATAAATATGAAAAACATACTATACATATTCTTACTTTCAACCCAAATTTTCTTCGCCCAAACAGGCTTCGAGAAAGGGAACGCATTCTATGAAAAAGGAAATTACAAGGAAGCTGTGACTGCCTATGAAAGCGTTTTGAATGACAATAGACATTCTGCGGAACTGTATTTTAACTTAGGAAACGCTTATTACAAGCTGAATAAAGTAGCGCCATCAATTTATTATTATGAGAAAGCATTAGTACTAAATCCAAAGGACAAGGAAAGTATAAATAATTTAAAGTTTGCTAATAAAAGAACCATTGATGAGATTAAAGTAATTCCTAAAGTGGGCTTTGCTAAGATGCTTCGGGATTTCACGGGGATTTATCATTACAACATTTGGGGATGGGCAACTATAGGTTTAGCCACATTATTTTTATTGTTTTTTGTTGCTTATTATTTTTCCCAAATAACAGTCTGGAAACGAGTTTTCTTCATTGGAATGTTTCTGTCAATTTTAATTATGCTAGTAACTGTTTCATCTGCTATTTTTGAAAAAAGATTTTTTGACACAGAAAAGCCTGCAATAGTTTTTGCTGAAATGACTAACATGAAAAGCGAGCCTAGAGATGGCGGTAAGCCTCTTTTTCTGCTACATGAAGGGACAAAAGTATATGTTGAAGGAATTATAATTATAGGGAAATGGAAAAAAATACAACTTACAGACGGAACTGAAGGTTGGATAGAGAGTAGTGCGATTAAAGAAGTGAAATAAATAATAAATATTTTTCAAGGCTTCCAGCCTTTGAAAGGCTGGAAGCTTTAATTAATTTCCCTAAGCTTTCTTCTTTATCTCCTCATATCCTTTTTTAATCGAAGGGAAAATATACCCAGCTATTTTTTGGATTGGATTAAAAAATAT carries:
- a CDS encoding vWA domain-containing protein, yielding MDKITFLNPGFFWLFLLIPIAVFWLFWKKNQQSATLKMSSLQGFKGADSTLTKLKPLLDVLRIVALCCLIIALARPRTVDISNKTKTTKGIDIVMAIDVSGSMLAKDLKPNRLEALKKVAADFVEERPNDRIGLVIYASEAYTKTPVTSDKPIILEAIKTIKYDNVLQDGTGIGMGLATAVNRLKDSKAKSKVIILLTDGVNNAGFIEPETAADIAKQYGIKVYTVGIGTNGMAMSPYAIAPNGQFLFQNMKVEIDEQLMKNIAAKTDGKYFRATSNTKLAEIYASINKLETTEIEELKFYDYDEKYRVFVWFAGFLLLAEIGLRKTVFRSFI
- a CDS encoding VWA domain-containing protein, translated to MELDEKKYLYLLFILSLIVLVFLANLYWKRKKQREFGDLEMVKKLSPESSVFKPVLKLVVLLLAFLGLIIALVNPKIGTKMETVKREGIDIVFAMDVSKSMLAEDVAPNRLDKSKQIVSQIINQLGSDRIGIVAYAGSAFPVLPITSDYGVAKMFLQSMNTEMVSSQGTSLDEAIRLAITYFDEKSKTSKLLVLISDGEDHSEDAQAAADEASKAGLKIITISLGTEKGATIPLKRNGVVESFQKDNNNQVVITKMNKESLEAIAKATKGGYVNGNNTKNVLEYIKATLDNIQKTEFESTEMADFQSQFQWFLGFAFLLLFADVFLLERKTKWVKKLDLFNENK
- a CDS encoding tetratricopeptide repeat protein, coding for MKRFKIIIMTFFMFAFSAMAGLYAQQKDRVLPKANEEYAESKFADAEANYRISDSKFPNKATAPYNLGNSIYKQKQSSEAKFAYAKALKNSKSREDKHRAFHNLGNVFMNEKDYTQAVEAYKNALRNGPTDEQTRYNYALAKKMLKDNPPKDDKKKDDKKDKDKKDDKKDGEKDKKDQDKDKDKKDDKGDQDKKKNDPKQDDKGEPKPQPGGISKERLENLLDAVNKEEKKVQDKVNAQKVKGKPVKTEKDW
- a CDS encoding BatD family protein: MKKYLAVIVLLLCTSLSAQVQFEARVSKTTLALNERLRIDFMMNVDGDNFVQPSFEGFRIIAGPSQQVSQSWVNGRSSFEKAYSYFLMPNQKGTLVIKSAAIEYNGQIYRTAPIKINVTAAQEQPRDPNDQQITTDENLYLVAEVSKDNVYVNEPTTVVYKLYFANIGISNLGEASKPKYNDFWSQNIEIKQLVAEEGLFKGQNYRYIVLKKVVLYPQKSGKLKIEPLSLTVDVELPTNRRDMFGRMLLTQTSKRVSAGSKTITVKPLPEAGKPDNFSGAVGNFDFKVTPSKNNLKNGESLDLVVSVTGKGNLKLFSLPKPEVPNALEMYDAVHSEDISTPLSGMAGKASDSYTIVPQYKGNYPVKPMQFSYFDLGSGTYKTITSPEIMINVLEGATPIDTTANENKNKIADIEHFKTIKLKTELTDIDKNDFFGSNLFLGLLFAPFLLLPLIVLFKSKKEARAGDISGNRIRMNNRLAKKYLSEAKKQIKNKELFYIALEKAMHNFLKAKLHIETSEMTKDNIQELLLSRYANQETVNEFIALTENCEVARYAPSSSVTIQQDFDKAVFIISELEKQIA
- a CDS encoding tetratricopeptide repeat protein, coding for MKNILYIFLLSTQIFFAQTGFEKGNAFYEKGNYKEAVTAYESVLNDNRHSAELYFNLGNAYYKLNKVAPSIYYYEKALVLNPKDKESINNLKFANKRTIDEIKVIPKVGFAKMLRDFTGIYHYNIWGWATIGLATLFLLFFVAYYFSQITVWKRVFFIGMFLSILIMLVTVSSAIFEKRFFDTEKPAIVFAEMTNMKSEPRDGGKPLFLLHEGTKVYVEGIIIIGKWKKIQLTDGTEGWIESSAIKEVK